The following are encoded in a window of Doryrhamphus excisus isolate RoL2022-K1 chromosome 16, RoL_Dexc_1.0, whole genome shotgun sequence genomic DNA:
- the LOC131104677 gene encoding LOW QUALITY PROTEIN: claudin-34-like (The sequence of the model RefSeq protein was modified relative to this genomic sequence to represent the inferred CDS: inserted 1 base in 1 codon) has product MTHPQLCALWLGCILTAVALGLVQWRVWLVYDNEAITSGMAWVGVWRACFNSHTQVSXVVTQIAAGQVLMLLSVLVGLVGNSSGVYALRNVHFGLEKNIPSCFFITGALFLSASGMSLVPLAWNLSSVVTNQTIVFPPAFKMPRAPDSQHGIAMGLVGTVVMVVSGLMFCRYESPARLRRDGCF; this is encoded by the exons ATGACCCATCCCCAGCTTTGTGCTTTGTGGCTGGGCTGCATTCTAACTGCCGTGGCTCTTGGACTGGTCCAGTGGAGGGTTTGGTTGGTGTATGACAACGAAGCAATCACCTCAGGCATGGCCTGGGTGGGCGTGTGGAGGGCTTGCTTCAACAGCCACACGCAGGTAA GTGTGGTCACACAGATTGCGGCTGGTCAAGTGCTCATGCTCCTGTCTGTGCTGGTGGGCTTGGTGGGAAACAGCAGTGGGGTTTATGCCCTGAGGAACGTCCACTTTGGATTGGAGAAGAACATTCCCAGCTGCTTCTTTATCACGGGAGCGCTGTTCTTGTCAGCTTCTGGGATGTCACTCGTTCCTCTCGCATGGAATCTAAGCTCAGTGGTGACCAATCAGACCATCGTGTTCCCCCCTGCGTTCAAAATGCCCCGGGCCCCTGATTCTCAGCATGGCATCGCCATGGGTCTGGTGGGCACAGTCGTGATGGTTGTGTCTGGGCTTATGTTCTGTAGATATGAGTCGCCAGCAAGGTTGCGGCGGGACGGCTGT TTTTga
- the sumo1 gene encoding small ubiquitin-related modifier 1 → MSDTETKPSSQDGGDKKDGEYIKLKVIGQDSSEIHFKVKMTTHLKKLKESYSQRQGVPASTLRFLFEGQRIADNQTPKELGMEDEDVIEVYQEQTGGLWNE, encoded by the exons GAGACAAAACCATCCAGCCAAGACGGTGGTGATAAGAAGGATGGAGAGTACATCAAATTGAAAGTGATCGGTCAG GATAGCAGTGAAATCCACTTTAAAGTGAAGATGACAACACATCTGAAAAAGCTAAAGGAGTCTTACAGCCAGAGACAG GGCGTCCCAGCGAGTACACTCAGGTTTCTGTTTGAAGGACAGAGAATTGCAGATAACCAAACTCCAAAAGAG TTGGGGATGGAGGACGAGGATGTCATTGAGGTGTATCAAGAACAGACGGGTGGACTTTGGAACGAGTAA